The Sphingobacterium lactis sequence GTTTGGTCATCATTGCGATTTCCTTGCTCTTTCTAGGTTTCGGCGATAGTATCGCCCTGCTGGTGGTCGGTGCATGTATCTATGGAATCGGTACAGGAATCTTCTCCCCTGCGGTGAATGCCTGGACGATTGACCTTTCCCTTCCGCAATACCGCGGAAAGGCGATGGCGACTATGTACATTGCCCTGGAAGCGGGAATCGGTGGAGGAGCACTGGTTGCCGGCTATATCTACCACGATGTCATCCTGCGGGTGCCTTATATTTTTTATGGTAACGCCATTGTGATCGTATTGGCATTTTTATATATCTTATATTGGAATTCGAAACAAAAGAAAAAAATAACTGTTAAAGGATAATTATGGAAAACAAACAAACCAAAAGGCCCTATTCCTTTGAATTAGCTTCAACACTACTGGCATTGGTCCTGATCATTGCGCTGATGTACTTCACGCAAAGTGTCCTACTGCCGCTTATATTCTCGATCCTGATTTCCATTTCCCTTTTCCCTTTAGCACGTTTTCTGGAAAAATTACGCCTTGGCAAAGCCTTTTCAGCCATTCTGGCCGTTATTTTTGCCATCGCAATTATCTCGGGGATCTCTTGGTTTATTGTGTATGAGAGTATCATCATCGGGAAGGATGCCTCTTCCATTACGGACAAGGTACTTTCGGTGTTGGAGAGTGGGCAGAAATGGCTGGAAACACAGTTTGGTATAGGCCGAACAGAGGTATTGGAAAAACTGCGTGAGCAGGGCGAAAAATCATTGGAGAATGCAGGAAGTATGCTCGGTAGTACCTTTGGGTCAATTGGTAATACATTAGCATCCGCCATCTTGGTGCCCCTGTTCAGTTTCTTCCTTTTATATTACCGCGATTTCTTCCGTGAGTTTTTCTTCAAAGCATTCAAGACCACCGCACAGCATAAAGTCAATGAAGTACTTAACAAGATCTACGATGTCGTGCAGAGCTACTTGGTTGGTTTGGTGACCGTAATGGGTATCGTGGCGGTATTGAATACCGTAGGATTGATGCTGATGGGCATTGAATATGCATGGTTCTTTGGATCCTTGGCGTCCCTGTTGATGCTCTTGCCGTATATCGGTATTGCCATCGGCTCGATTTTGCCTGCCTTATTCGCACTTGCGGTAAAGGACAGCGCTTGGTATGCAGTCGGTGTTGTTGCTTGGTTCCAAGTGGTGCAATTCCTGGAAGGGAATATCATTACGCCAAATATCGTGGGCAGTAAGGTCAGCATCAACCCGCTGATGGCCATCATTGCCATCTTATTGGGTGGTATGCTCTTTGGCCTTTCCGGATTAATCATCGCCCTTCCTTTCGTGGCGACCCTGAAAGTAATCTTCGATTCCATCCCGAGTATGGAAGCCTTCGGGTTCCTGATCGGCGAACCGGAAAAAGAACACCTCAAGCGCAATTCGACGCAGGAGCTGCTGATGAAATGGGGAATCGTGCGCACGCCAAAGAACAAGAAGAAAATCAAAATGGATGTGGATGTGCATATCGATGAGAAAGCGAACGAGCCAAAGACGGAAGTGTCCTATAAGGAAATCAATGAATCCGAGGAGCTGCCCTACAAAGATCTGAAGCAGGATAAACCGGAGGATAAGGGTAATACGGATAATACGAATAATAAAACCGAATAAGGTTCAACCTATAAACGGAATATGCAGCGTCATTTACCGCTGAAAACACCGATTCGATCCCGAGTGCCAATTGGTCCTCGGGATCTTTTTTGAAGACCATGGTGCAGGTCGCCCTACAGATCTTCATGCAGTCTGAAGCCCAGTTTCCGCATACTGAGTACCTCCACACTGTACACGCCAAATTCTTCCATGATACGACCATGCAGCTCATAGAACCCGGCTCCCTGGAAAGGGTACTGCCGAAGGACAGGCGGAAAGTGGACCGTATCCAGCCAATCGCCATCGGCATCCAGAAAAGTTCCAAAGCACATCCGCTCGCCCTTGATGGTGCGGGTCTCCTTCAGGGTCACCATACGCCCGACCATCTTGACCTGCTGCCCCAGGCATTGCTCCATATCCCGGACATATTTCGTTCCCACCAAGTATCGCTTGTCCAACAGTTCGTAAAAGTCGCCTACAACGAAGCCCAACAGATCCAATTCATCCTTCAGGTCCTCCAATCGGTTCTCCTCGAAGACAGGCAGTGAAAACTTAACCTCCTCGGTTTGGAATAGCGTGACGGGCAACTCCT is a genomic window containing:
- a CDS encoding AI-2E family transporter; protein product: MENKQTKRPYSFELASTLLALVLIIALMYFTQSVLLPLIFSILISISLFPLARFLEKLRLGKAFSAILAVIFAIAIISGISWFIVYESIIIGKDASSITDKVLSVLESGQKWLETQFGIGRTEVLEKLREQGEKSLENAGSMLGSTFGSIGNTLASAILVPLFSFFLLYYRDFFREFFFKAFKTTAQHKVNEVLNKIYDVVQSYLVGLVTVMGIVAVLNTVGLMLMGIEYAWFFGSLASLLMLLPYIGIAIGSILPALFALAVKDSAWYAVGVVAWFQVVQFLEGNIITPNIVGSKVSINPLMAIIAILLGGMLFGLSGLIIALPFVATLKVIFDSIPSMEAFGFLIGEPEKEHLKRNSTQELLMKWGIVRTPKNKKKIKMDVDVHIDEKANEPKTEVSYKEINESEELPYKDLKQDKPEDKGNTDNTNNKTE